In Oxyura jamaicensis isolate SHBP4307 breed ruddy duck chromosome 33, BPBGC_Ojam_1.0, whole genome shotgun sequence, the following are encoded in one genomic region:
- the HDAC7 gene encoding histone deacetylase 7 isoform X4, with protein MRSGGFPGAELAGCSQSKSRALRLRISAVLLMFSPSSAVNPCTSPRVPQAAPMDLRIGQRVVKPGSDTALLALKHTQQLQHQLFLASLHQQQVEQLAHQHVRVTMESPHREAEPGQQEQELRQILNKDKSKRSAVASTVVKQKLAEVILKKQQAAALERTSNPNPSAMPYRSLEPLDPEGPSPPVLSTFLPPVPSTSLDPPEHFPLRKTASEPNLKVRCKPRKCLDRRKNPLTRKESAPPSLKRRPPEAIDSSPSSSSTPVSGCSSPNDSLPAEHGALPAASGMAHEAPLAQRLMLQESSLAQFALQSAASLPAITLGLPATTSARGDADRRPLSGLAHRVPVLNGPVLAGTHSPMFIPAGLEQHEAGSSLSPRLQPVIILEPSVTHAPLVAVPGLGTVPFSFAPSLISAERLSLPGHHKPLGRTRSEPLPQNPKAIQQQLVYQQHHTQFLERLKQQTHLGKRMAKTSEKPRLRQIPSSEDMEAEGTETGAEGGDQARARVEPARPGSSGKEPERTQKLLQPQEELVLQQAYLWDPYQRMQHQLLKRQPLADPPMVPTVLAGHRPLSRAQSSPATATVSLPAQDTASKTLSLPVQEQPTKPHFTTGLVYDSVMLKHQCSCGDNSNHPEHAGRIQSIWSRLQERGLRSQCECLRGRKATLEELQCVHTERHVFLYGTNPLNRLKLDNGKLAGILSQRMFVMLPCGGVGVDSDTIWNELHSSNAARWAAGSVTELAFKVATRELKNGFAVVRPPGHHADPSTAMGFCFFNSVAIAARQLQQKGKLSKILIVDWDVHHGNGTQQVFYRDPDVLYISLHRHDDGNFFPGSGAADEVGAGPGEGFNVNVAWTGGLDPPMGDPEYLAAFRTVVMPIAHEFSPDVVLVSAGFDAADGHPPPLGGYKVSAKCFGYMTKQLMSLAGGAIVLALEGGHDLTAICDASEACVSALLGNELDPLPEESMRQKPNANAVRSLEAVIQVQSKYWVAVQRFASKLGCSFLEAQHHEAEEVETVTALASLSVAVMVEKRPQDEPMEEEEPMNQ; from the exons ATGCGGAGCGGCGGCTTCCCGGGAGCGGAACTAGCTGGATGTTCTCAGAGTAAGAGCCGGGCGCTGAGGCTGAGGAtatctgctgtgctgctgatgtTCAGCCCGTCCT CTGCTGTGAACCCGTGCACCTCCCCGCGGGTGCCCCAGGCCGCCCCCATGGACCTGCGCATCGGGCAGCGCGTCGTCAAGCCCGGCTCCGACACCGCCCTGCTGGCCCTGAAGCACacgcagcagctgcagcaccagctcttCCTCGCCAgcctgcaccagcagcaagtGGAGCAGCTCGCCCACCAGCACGTGAGG GTGACCATGGAGTCCCCGCACCGCGAGGCAGAGCccgggcagcaggagcaggagctgaggcaGATCCTCAATAAGGACAAGAGCAAACGAA GTGCCGTGGCCAGCACAGTGGTGAAGCAGAAACTGGCTGAGGTCATCctgaagaagcagcaggcagcggCTTTGGAAAGGACCAGCAACCCCAACCCTTCAGCCATGCCGTACAG gTCTTTGGAGCCTCTGGATCCCGAGGGCCCTTCCCCTCCTGTACTCAGCACCTTCCTGCCCCCGGTCCCTAGCACTTCTCTTGACCCCCCGGAGCATTTTCCGCTGCGGAAGACAG CATCCGAGCCCAACCTGAAGGTGCGTTGCAAGCCCAGGAAGTGCCTGGACCGACGCAAGAACCCCCTGACGCGGAAGGAGAGCGCGCCCCCCTCGTTGAAGAGGAGGCCGCCCGAGGCGATCG ATTCCtccccgagcagcagcagcacccctgtGTCCGGCTGCAGCTCTCCCAATGACAGCCTCCCCGCCGAGCACGGAgccctccccgccgcctccgGCATGGCCCACGAG GCGCCCCTGGCCCAGCGCCtgatgctgcaggagagctcCCTGGCCCAGTTTGCCTTGCAGAGCGCAGCCTCCCTTCCGGCCATCACGCTGGGATTGCCGGCCACCACTAGCGCCAGG GGAGATGCGGATCGCCGCCCCCTCTCCGGCCTGGCCCACCGGGTGCCCGTGCTGAACGGGCCCGTCCTCGCAGGCACGCACTCGCCCATGTTCATACCAGCTGGCTTGGAGCAGCACGAGGCCGGGAGCTCCTTGTCCCCTCGGCTGCAGCCCGTCATCATCCTCGAGCCCTCGGTCACCCACGCTCCGCTTGTGGCTG tgccagggctgggaaCGGTCCCCTTCTCCTTCGCCCCCTCGCTCATCTCCGCAGAGCGCCTGTCGCTCCCGGGCCACCACAAGCCCCTGGGCAGGACCCGCTCGGAGCCCCTGCCCCAGAACCCCAAGgccatccagcagcagctggtgtaCCAGCAACATCACACCCAGTTCCTGGAGAGGCTCAAGCAGCAGACGCACCTGGGCAAG CGCATGGCCAAAACCAGCGAGAAGCCCCGGCTGCGGCAGATCCCCTCCTCGGAGGACATGGAAGCAGAAGGGACGGAGACGGGGGCTGAGGGCGGCGACCAGGCGAGGGCACGCGTGGAGCCTGCGCGGCCGGGGAGCAGCGGGAAGGAGCCCGAGAGGAcgcagaagctgctgcagcctcaggaGGAGCTCGTCCTCCAACAG GCGTATCTCTGGGACCCCTACCAGCGCATGCAGCACCAGCTCCTCAAGCGGCAGCCTCTGGCCGACCCCCCCATGGTTCCGACCGTCCTTGCGGGGCACAGGCCCCTCTCCAGGGCTCAGTCATCTCCTGCCACCGCGACCGTCTCCCTCCCCGCCCAGGACACGGCCTCCAAGACGCTCTCCCTGCCCGTGCAGGAGCAGCCGACCAAGCCTCACTTCACGACAG GGCTGGTTTACGACTCGGTGATGCTCAAGCACCAGTGCTCCTGCGGAGACAACAGCAACCACCCGGAGCACGCGGGCAGGATTCAGAGCATCTGGTcccggctgcaggagcgggggCTGCGCAGCCAGTGCGAG TGTCTGCGGGGACGCAAGGCCaccctggaggagctgcagtgcGTCCACACCGAGCGCCACGTCTTCCTCTACGGCACCAATCCCCTCAACCGCCTGAAACTGGACAACGGGAAGCTGGCAG GGATCCTGTCGCAGCGGATGTTCGTCATGCTGCCCTGCGGAGGGGTGGGG GTGGACAGCGATACCATCTGGAACGAGCTGCACTCCTCCAACGCAGCCCGCTGGGCCGCGGGCAGCGTCACCGAGCTGGCCTTCAAGGTGGCCACCAGGGAGCTGAAG AACGGTTTCGCTGTGGTGAGGCCGCCTGGACATCACGCGGATCCATCCACTGCCAT GGGGTTCTGCTTCTTCAACTCGGTGGCCATCGCcgccaggcagctgcagcagaaagggaaaCTCAGCAAGATCCTCATTGTGGACTGG GATGTTCACCATGGCAATGGGACCCAGCAGGTCTTCTACAGGGACCCCGACGTTCTCTACATCTCTTTGCACCGTCACGATGATGGAAACTTCTTccccggcagcggggccgccgACGAG GTTGGTGCTGGCCCCGGGGAGGGATTTAACGTCAACGTAGCCTGGACTGGAGGGCTCGACCCCCCCATGGGTGACCCTGAGTATCTGGCAGCTTTCAG GACGGTGGTGATGCCGATTGCACATGAGTTCTCCCCCGATGTGGTGCTGGTGTCGGCCGGCTTCGACGCGGCTGACGGCCACCCGCCACCCCTGGGCGGCTACAAAGTCTCCGCTAAAT GCTTTGGCTACATGACGAAGCAGCTGATGAGCCTGGCTGGGGGAGCCATCGTCCTCGCGCTGGAAGGCGGCCACGACCTCACGGCCATCTGCGATGCGTCCGAGGCCTGCGTGTCAGCCTTGCTGGGCAACGAG CTGGACCCTCTCCCAGAAGAGAGCATGCGGCAGAAACCCAACGCCAACGCCGTGCGCTCCTTGGAAGCGGTGATCCAGGTCCAGA GTAAATATTGGGTGGCCGTGCAGCGCTTTGCCTCCAAGCTGGGCTGCTCCTTCCTGGAGGCGCAGCACCACGAGGCAGAAGAGGTGGAGACCGTCACAGCCTTGGCCTCCCTCTCGGTGGCCGTGATGGTGGAGAAGAG GCCCCAGGACGAGCCgatggaggaagaggagcccATGAACCAGTGA
- the HDAC7 gene encoding histone deacetylase 7 isoform X3, whose protein sequence is MSAGQKCSWEPSGSGAAGLAALPARSGSGCDAGGSASSSCCRSARSPFAAAAVNPCTSPRVPQAAPMDLRIGQRVVKPGSDTALLALKHTQQLQHQLFLASLHQQQVEQLAHQHVRVTMESPHREAEPGQQEQELRQILNKDKSKRSAVASTVVKQKLAEVILKKQQAAALERTSNPNPSAMPYRSLEPLDPEGPSPPVLSTFLPPVPSTSLDPPEHFPLRKTASEPNLKVRCKPRKCLDRRKNPLTRKESAPPSLKRRPPEAIDSSPSSSSTPVSGCSSPNDSLPAEHGALPAASGMAHEAPLAQRLMLQESSLAQFALQSAASLPAITLGLPATTSARGDADRRPLSGLAHRVPVLNGPVLAGTHSPMFIPAGLEQHEAGSSLSPRLQPVIILEPSVTHAPLVAVPGLGTVPFSFAPSLISAERLSLPGHHKPLGRTRSEPLPQNPKAIQQQLVYQQHHTQFLERLKQQTHLGKRMAKTSEKPRLRQIPSSEDMEAEGTETGAEGGDQARARVEPARPGSSGKEPERTQKLLQPQEELVLQQAYLWDPYQRMQHQLLKRQPLADPPMVPTVLAGHRPLSRAQSSPATATVSLPAQDTASKTLSLPVQEQPTKPHFTTGLVYDSVMLKHQCSCGDNSNHPEHAGRIQSIWSRLQERGLRSQCECLRGRKATLEELQCVHTERHVFLYGTNPLNRLKLDNGKLAGILSQRMFVMLPCGGVGVDSDTIWNELHSSNAARWAAGSVTELAFKVATRELKNGFAVVRPPGHHADPSTAMGFCFFNSVAIAARQLQQKGKLSKILIVDWDVHHGNGTQQVFYRDPDVLYISLHRHDDGNFFPGSGAADEVGAGPGEGFNVNVAWTGGLDPPMGDPEYLAAFRTVVMPIAHEFSPDVVLVSAGFDAADGHPPPLGGYKVSAKCFGYMTKQLMSLAGGAIVLALEGGHDLTAICDASEACVSALLGNELDPLPEESMRQKPNANAVRSLEAVIQVQSKYWVAVQRFASKLGCSFLEAQHHEAEEVETVTALASLSVAVMVEKRPQDEPMEEEEPMNQ, encoded by the exons ATGTCAGCGGGGCAAAAATGCTCTTGGGAACCTTCGGGGAGCGGAGCAGCTGGGCTGGCGGCGCTCCCCGCGCGCTCGGGCTCTGGGTGCGACGCTGGCGGCTCGgcgagcagctcctgctgtagAAGTGCCCGGTCCCCCTTCGCAGCAG CTGCTGTGAACCCGTGCACCTCCCCGCGGGTGCCCCAGGCCGCCCCCATGGACCTGCGCATCGGGCAGCGCGTCGTCAAGCCCGGCTCCGACACCGCCCTGCTGGCCCTGAAGCACacgcagcagctgcagcaccagctcttCCTCGCCAgcctgcaccagcagcaagtGGAGCAGCTCGCCCACCAGCACGTGAGG GTGACCATGGAGTCCCCGCACCGCGAGGCAGAGCccgggcagcaggagcaggagctgaggcaGATCCTCAATAAGGACAAGAGCAAACGAA GTGCCGTGGCCAGCACAGTGGTGAAGCAGAAACTGGCTGAGGTCATCctgaagaagcagcaggcagcggCTTTGGAAAGGACCAGCAACCCCAACCCTTCAGCCATGCCGTACAG gTCTTTGGAGCCTCTGGATCCCGAGGGCCCTTCCCCTCCTGTACTCAGCACCTTCCTGCCCCCGGTCCCTAGCACTTCTCTTGACCCCCCGGAGCATTTTCCGCTGCGGAAGACAG CATCCGAGCCCAACCTGAAGGTGCGTTGCAAGCCCAGGAAGTGCCTGGACCGACGCAAGAACCCCCTGACGCGGAAGGAGAGCGCGCCCCCCTCGTTGAAGAGGAGGCCGCCCGAGGCGATCG ATTCCtccccgagcagcagcagcacccctgtGTCCGGCTGCAGCTCTCCCAATGACAGCCTCCCCGCCGAGCACGGAgccctccccgccgcctccgGCATGGCCCACGAG GCGCCCCTGGCCCAGCGCCtgatgctgcaggagagctcCCTGGCCCAGTTTGCCTTGCAGAGCGCAGCCTCCCTTCCGGCCATCACGCTGGGATTGCCGGCCACCACTAGCGCCAGG GGAGATGCGGATCGCCGCCCCCTCTCCGGCCTGGCCCACCGGGTGCCCGTGCTGAACGGGCCCGTCCTCGCAGGCACGCACTCGCCCATGTTCATACCAGCTGGCTTGGAGCAGCACGAGGCCGGGAGCTCCTTGTCCCCTCGGCTGCAGCCCGTCATCATCCTCGAGCCCTCGGTCACCCACGCTCCGCTTGTGGCTG tgccagggctgggaaCGGTCCCCTTCTCCTTCGCCCCCTCGCTCATCTCCGCAGAGCGCCTGTCGCTCCCGGGCCACCACAAGCCCCTGGGCAGGACCCGCTCGGAGCCCCTGCCCCAGAACCCCAAGgccatccagcagcagctggtgtaCCAGCAACATCACACCCAGTTCCTGGAGAGGCTCAAGCAGCAGACGCACCTGGGCAAG CGCATGGCCAAAACCAGCGAGAAGCCCCGGCTGCGGCAGATCCCCTCCTCGGAGGACATGGAAGCAGAAGGGACGGAGACGGGGGCTGAGGGCGGCGACCAGGCGAGGGCACGCGTGGAGCCTGCGCGGCCGGGGAGCAGCGGGAAGGAGCCCGAGAGGAcgcagaagctgctgcagcctcaggaGGAGCTCGTCCTCCAACAG GCGTATCTCTGGGACCCCTACCAGCGCATGCAGCACCAGCTCCTCAAGCGGCAGCCTCTGGCCGACCCCCCCATGGTTCCGACCGTCCTTGCGGGGCACAGGCCCCTCTCCAGGGCTCAGTCATCTCCTGCCACCGCGACCGTCTCCCTCCCCGCCCAGGACACGGCCTCCAAGACGCTCTCCCTGCCCGTGCAGGAGCAGCCGACCAAGCCTCACTTCACGACAG GGCTGGTTTACGACTCGGTGATGCTCAAGCACCAGTGCTCCTGCGGAGACAACAGCAACCACCCGGAGCACGCGGGCAGGATTCAGAGCATCTGGTcccggctgcaggagcgggggCTGCGCAGCCAGTGCGAG TGTCTGCGGGGACGCAAGGCCaccctggaggagctgcagtgcGTCCACACCGAGCGCCACGTCTTCCTCTACGGCACCAATCCCCTCAACCGCCTGAAACTGGACAACGGGAAGCTGGCAG GGATCCTGTCGCAGCGGATGTTCGTCATGCTGCCCTGCGGAGGGGTGGGG GTGGACAGCGATACCATCTGGAACGAGCTGCACTCCTCCAACGCAGCCCGCTGGGCCGCGGGCAGCGTCACCGAGCTGGCCTTCAAGGTGGCCACCAGGGAGCTGAAG AACGGTTTCGCTGTGGTGAGGCCGCCTGGACATCACGCGGATCCATCCACTGCCAT GGGGTTCTGCTTCTTCAACTCGGTGGCCATCGCcgccaggcagctgcagcagaaagggaaaCTCAGCAAGATCCTCATTGTGGACTGG GATGTTCACCATGGCAATGGGACCCAGCAGGTCTTCTACAGGGACCCCGACGTTCTCTACATCTCTTTGCACCGTCACGATGATGGAAACTTCTTccccggcagcggggccgccgACGAG GTTGGTGCTGGCCCCGGGGAGGGATTTAACGTCAACGTAGCCTGGACTGGAGGGCTCGACCCCCCCATGGGTGACCCTGAGTATCTGGCAGCTTTCAG GACGGTGGTGATGCCGATTGCACATGAGTTCTCCCCCGATGTGGTGCTGGTGTCGGCCGGCTTCGACGCGGCTGACGGCCACCCGCCACCCCTGGGCGGCTACAAAGTCTCCGCTAAAT GCTTTGGCTACATGACGAAGCAGCTGATGAGCCTGGCTGGGGGAGCCATCGTCCTCGCGCTGGAAGGCGGCCACGACCTCACGGCCATCTGCGATGCGTCCGAGGCCTGCGTGTCAGCCTTGCTGGGCAACGAG CTGGACCCTCTCCCAGAAGAGAGCATGCGGCAGAAACCCAACGCCAACGCCGTGCGCTCCTTGGAAGCGGTGATCCAGGTCCAGA GTAAATATTGGGTGGCCGTGCAGCGCTTTGCCTCCAAGCTGGGCTGCTCCTTCCTGGAGGCGCAGCACCACGAGGCAGAAGAGGTGGAGACCGTCACAGCCTTGGCCTCCCTCTCGGTGGCCGTGATGGTGGAGAAGAG GCCCCAGGACGAGCCgatggaggaagaggagcccATGAACCAGTGA
- the HDAC7 gene encoding histone deacetylase 7 isoform X2 encodes MAGWGAAVNPCTSPRVPQAAPMDLRIGQRVVKPGSDTALLALKHTQQLQHQLFLASLHQQQVEQLAHQHVRVTMESPHREAEPGQQEQELRQILNKDKSKRSAVASTVVKQKLAEVILKKQQAAALERTSNPNPSAMPYRSLEPLDPEGPSPPVLSTFLPPVPSTSLDPPEHFPLRKTASEPNLKVRCKPRKCLDRRKNPLTRKESAPPSLKRRPPEAIDSSPSSSSTPVSGCSSPNDSLPAEHGALPAASGMAHEGDADRRPLSGLAHRVPVLNGPVLAGTHSPMFIPAGLEQHEAGSSLSPRLQPVIILEPSVTHAPLVAVPGLGTVPFSFAPSLISAERLSLPGHHKPLGRTRSEPLPQNPKAIQQQLVYQQHHTQFLERLKQQTHLGKRMAKTSEKPRLRQIPSSEDMEAEGTETGAEGGDQARARVEPARPGSSGKEPERTQKLLQPQEELVLQQAYLWDPYQRMQHQLLKRQPLADPPMVPTVLAGHRPLSRAQSSPATATVSLPAQDTASKTLSLPVQEQPTKPHFTTGLVYDSVMLKHQCSCGDNSNHPEHAGRIQSIWSRLQERGLRSQCECLRGRKATLEELQCVHTERHVFLYGTNPLNRLKLDNGKLAGILSQRMFVMLPCGGVGVDSDTIWNELHSSNAARWAAGSVTELAFKVATRELKNGFAVVRPPGHHADPSTAMGFCFFNSVAIAARQLQQKGKLSKILIVDWDVHHGNGTQQVFYRDPDVLYISLHRHDDGNFFPGSGAADEVGAGPGEGFNVNVAWTGGLDPPMGDPEYLAAFRTVVMPIAHEFSPDVVLVSAGFDAADGHPPPLGGYKVSAKCFGYMTKQLMSLAGGAIVLALEGGHDLTAICDASEACVSALLGNELDPLPEESMRQKPNANAVRSLEAVIQVQSKYWVAVQRFASKLGCSFLEAQHHEAEEVETVTALASLSVAVMVEKRPQDEPMEEEEPMNQ; translated from the exons ATGGCTGGATGGGGAG CTGCTGTGAACCCGTGCACCTCCCCGCGGGTGCCCCAGGCCGCCCCCATGGACCTGCGCATCGGGCAGCGCGTCGTCAAGCCCGGCTCCGACACCGCCCTGCTGGCCCTGAAGCACacgcagcagctgcagcaccagctcttCCTCGCCAgcctgcaccagcagcaagtGGAGCAGCTCGCCCACCAGCACGTGAGG GTGACCATGGAGTCCCCGCACCGCGAGGCAGAGCccgggcagcaggagcaggagctgaggcaGATCCTCAATAAGGACAAGAGCAAACGAA GTGCCGTGGCCAGCACAGTGGTGAAGCAGAAACTGGCTGAGGTCATCctgaagaagcagcaggcagcggCTTTGGAAAGGACCAGCAACCCCAACCCTTCAGCCATGCCGTACAG gTCTTTGGAGCCTCTGGATCCCGAGGGCCCTTCCCCTCCTGTACTCAGCACCTTCCTGCCCCCGGTCCCTAGCACTTCTCTTGACCCCCCGGAGCATTTTCCGCTGCGGAAGACAG CATCCGAGCCCAACCTGAAGGTGCGTTGCAAGCCCAGGAAGTGCCTGGACCGACGCAAGAACCCCCTGACGCGGAAGGAGAGCGCGCCCCCCTCGTTGAAGAGGAGGCCGCCCGAGGCGATCG ATTCCtccccgagcagcagcagcacccctgtGTCCGGCTGCAGCTCTCCCAATGACAGCCTCCCCGCCGAGCACGGAgccctccccgccgcctccgGCATGGCCCACGAG GGAGATGCGGATCGCCGCCCCCTCTCCGGCCTGGCCCACCGGGTGCCCGTGCTGAACGGGCCCGTCCTCGCAGGCACGCACTCGCCCATGTTCATACCAGCTGGCTTGGAGCAGCACGAGGCCGGGAGCTCCTTGTCCCCTCGGCTGCAGCCCGTCATCATCCTCGAGCCCTCGGTCACCCACGCTCCGCTTGTGGCTG tgccagggctgggaaCGGTCCCCTTCTCCTTCGCCCCCTCGCTCATCTCCGCAGAGCGCCTGTCGCTCCCGGGCCACCACAAGCCCCTGGGCAGGACCCGCTCGGAGCCCCTGCCCCAGAACCCCAAGgccatccagcagcagctggtgtaCCAGCAACATCACACCCAGTTCCTGGAGAGGCTCAAGCAGCAGACGCACCTGGGCAAG CGCATGGCCAAAACCAGCGAGAAGCCCCGGCTGCGGCAGATCCCCTCCTCGGAGGACATGGAAGCAGAAGGGACGGAGACGGGGGCTGAGGGCGGCGACCAGGCGAGGGCACGCGTGGAGCCTGCGCGGCCGGGGAGCAGCGGGAAGGAGCCCGAGAGGAcgcagaagctgctgcagcctcaggaGGAGCTCGTCCTCCAACAG GCGTATCTCTGGGACCCCTACCAGCGCATGCAGCACCAGCTCCTCAAGCGGCAGCCTCTGGCCGACCCCCCCATGGTTCCGACCGTCCTTGCGGGGCACAGGCCCCTCTCCAGGGCTCAGTCATCTCCTGCCACCGCGACCGTCTCCCTCCCCGCCCAGGACACGGCCTCCAAGACGCTCTCCCTGCCCGTGCAGGAGCAGCCGACCAAGCCTCACTTCACGACAG GGCTGGTTTACGACTCGGTGATGCTCAAGCACCAGTGCTCCTGCGGAGACAACAGCAACCACCCGGAGCACGCGGGCAGGATTCAGAGCATCTGGTcccggctgcaggagcgggggCTGCGCAGCCAGTGCGAG TGTCTGCGGGGACGCAAGGCCaccctggaggagctgcagtgcGTCCACACCGAGCGCCACGTCTTCCTCTACGGCACCAATCCCCTCAACCGCCTGAAACTGGACAACGGGAAGCTGGCAG GGATCCTGTCGCAGCGGATGTTCGTCATGCTGCCCTGCGGAGGGGTGGGG GTGGACAGCGATACCATCTGGAACGAGCTGCACTCCTCCAACGCAGCCCGCTGGGCCGCGGGCAGCGTCACCGAGCTGGCCTTCAAGGTGGCCACCAGGGAGCTGAAG AACGGTTTCGCTGTGGTGAGGCCGCCTGGACATCACGCGGATCCATCCACTGCCAT GGGGTTCTGCTTCTTCAACTCGGTGGCCATCGCcgccaggcagctgcagcagaaagggaaaCTCAGCAAGATCCTCATTGTGGACTGG GATGTTCACCATGGCAATGGGACCCAGCAGGTCTTCTACAGGGACCCCGACGTTCTCTACATCTCTTTGCACCGTCACGATGATGGAAACTTCTTccccggcagcggggccgccgACGAG GTTGGTGCTGGCCCCGGGGAGGGATTTAACGTCAACGTAGCCTGGACTGGAGGGCTCGACCCCCCCATGGGTGACCCTGAGTATCTGGCAGCTTTCAG GACGGTGGTGATGCCGATTGCACATGAGTTCTCCCCCGATGTGGTGCTGGTGTCGGCCGGCTTCGACGCGGCTGACGGCCACCCGCCACCCCTGGGCGGCTACAAAGTCTCCGCTAAAT GCTTTGGCTACATGACGAAGCAGCTGATGAGCCTGGCTGGGGGAGCCATCGTCCTCGCGCTGGAAGGCGGCCACGACCTCACGGCCATCTGCGATGCGTCCGAGGCCTGCGTGTCAGCCTTGCTGGGCAACGAG CTGGACCCTCTCCCAGAAGAGAGCATGCGGCAGAAACCCAACGCCAACGCCGTGCGCTCCTTGGAAGCGGTGATCCAGGTCCAGA GTAAATATTGGGTGGCCGTGCAGCGCTTTGCCTCCAAGCTGGGCTGCTCCTTCCTGGAGGCGCAGCACCACGAGGCAGAAGAGGTGGAGACCGTCACAGCCTTGGCCTCCCTCTCGGTGGCCGTGATGGTGGAGAAGAG GCCCCAGGACGAGCCgatggaggaagaggagcccATGAACCAGTGA